In Ctenopharyngodon idella isolate HZGC_01 chromosome 1, HZGC01, whole genome shotgun sequence, a single genomic region encodes these proteins:
- the LOC127508687 gene encoding ras-related C3 botulinum toxin substrate 1-like, producing the protein MQTVKCVIVGDTAAEKTKLLIKYTATAFPSEYVPTVFDNYAVTVMVDGNPMTLGLFDTASQEDYDRLRPLSYPQTDVFLICFSLLDLDSFESVHEKWYPEVRNLCLNALIILVRTKLALRDEKETIEKLKKKKQIPITCHEGLAMAEEIGAVKYLECLKRPSGRP; encoded by the exons ATGCAGACCGTAAAGTGTGTGATCGTCGGGGACACGGCTGcggaaaaaacaaaacttctGATCAAATACACCGCCACTGCTTTTCCCAGTGAGTACGTCCCCACTGTGTTTGATAATTATGCAGTCACTGTGA tggTCGATGGGAATCCAATGACCCTGGGACTGTTTGATACAGCATCACAGGAGGATTACGACAGGCTTCGACCACTTTCCTACCCTCAGACGGATGTGTTCTTGATCTGTTTCTCTCTTCTGGACCTGGACTCGTTTGAGAGTGTCCATGAAAAGTGGTATCCAGAAGTCAGAAATCTTTGCCTCAACGCTCTGATCATTCTAGTCAGGACTAAACTTGCTCTGAGAGATGAAAAGGAAACCATTGAAAAGctgaaaaagaagaaacaaaTCCCCATCACCTGCCATGAAGGCCTGGCTATGGCTGAAGAAATAGGAGCCGTGAAGTACCTGGAGTGCTTGAAGAGGCCATCCGGGCGGCCCTGA
- the LOC127508714 gene encoding galectin-5-like, with amino-acid sequence MALHHQPQFFKLMVPYKSIIRGGLQPGKAIIAQGIVNCQANSIEFNLHHKLGIAFHYKPRFDENVVVRNTFENGKWGDVEERSGPMPFKRGQQFLVTILCSCDHYKVFVNGEETHTYKHRFTKLGEIDVLEVGGDLELTFVQP; translated from the exons ATGGCTCTGCATCACCAACCGCAGTTTTTCAAGCTA ATGGTCCCATATAAAAGCATCATCCGTGGTGGACTTCAGCCTGGCAAAGCCATCATCGCCCAAGGAATCGTCAATTGCCAAGCGAATAG TATTGAGTTTAATCTGCATCACAAATTGGGAATTGCGTTTCACTACAAGCCTCGTTTTGATGAGAATGTGGTTGTTCGCaacacttttgaaaatgggaAATGGGGTGATGTGGAGGAGAGATCTGGACCCATGCCGTTCAAAAGAGGGCAGCAGTTTCTG GTGACAATTTTATGCAGTTGTGATCATTACAAGGTGTTTGTCAATGGTGAAGAAACTCACACTTACAAACATCGCTTCACTAAACTGGGGGAGATTGATGTTTTGGAAGTTGGTGGAGATTTGGAGCTGACCTTTGTGCAGCCCTAA
- the LOC127508466 gene encoding stonustoxin subunit beta-like translates to MSSVLELLLKTLDDLSTQKLQRFKWYLKIYESISTADIEKAKATDIVDIMVARFTPEGAVKITLDILRKMNENHLAEQLENKHKDVQNAVQISRDAHNVDPNPKSGVTVNAPVPTRNISNPVTFNFSSSSSPVGLVQYYNKTMKKVDPVVKFPSAGLISLSKNSGDSGITLRQQYACVLSLDPNTAHPNLFLSERNQKATHVREKQSYPDHPERFDWEPQVLSQESLTGCCYWEVEWSGRMGVGIVVTYKGTRSKGADNDYSFGRNTRSWQLKCSGFGYIAWHNGCATNIPFPSSSTKVGVYVDVSAGTLSFYSVSDTHTLTHLHTYNTTFTEPLYAAFLIPTNCSVCLCEI, encoded by the exons ATGTCGTCTGTTCTAGAGCTTCTTCTGAAGACTCTGGATGATCTGAGCACACAAAAACTACAGAGGTTTAAATGGTACTTAAAGATTTATGAATCCATTTCAACTGCTGATATTGAAAAAGCAAAAGCCACTGATATAGTGGACATAATGGTGGCACGATTCACTCCAGAGGGAGCTGTTAAGATCACGCTGGACATCCTGAGGAAGATGAATGAGAATCATCTGGCTGAACAGTTAGAGAACAAACACAAGGATG TACAAAATGCAGTGCAGATCAGCAGAGACGCTCACAATGTTGATCCAAATCCTAAATCAGGTGTAACTGTAAATGCTCCTGTACCCACTAGAAACATCTCAAACCCAGTGACCTTCAACTTCAGCTCGAGCTCCAGTCCTGTCG gtCTAGTGCAATATTACAACAAAACTATGAAGAAAGTGGATCCAGTTGTGAAGTTTCCCTCTGCTGGTTTGATAAGTCTGAG TAAAAATTCTGGAGATTCCGGGATCACCTTAAGACAACAGT ATGCCTGTGTTCTCTcactggatccaaacacagcacatccCAACCTCTTTCTGTCTGAGAGGAACCAGAAGGCAACACATGTGAGAGAGAAGCAGTCGTATCCGGATCATCCGGAGAGATTTGATTGGGAGCCACAGGTTCTGAGTCAAGAGAGTCTGACTGGATGCTGTTACTGGGAGGTTGAATGGAGCGGGCGGATGGGTGTTGGTATAGTAGTGACATATAAAGGAACGAGGAGTAAAGGAGCTGATAATGACTATTCGTTTGGTCGTAATACACGGTCTTGGCAACTGAAGTGTTCTGGCTTTGGCTACATCGCCTGGCACAATGGTTGTGCGACTAATATACCTTTCCCTTCATCTTCTACAAAagtaggagtgtatgtggatgtGTCGGCTGGCACTTTGTCCTTCTACAGtgtctctgacacacacacactcacacacttacacacgtACAACACCACATTCACTGAACCCCTCTATGCTGCGTTCTTGATCCCGACAAACtgctctgtgtgtctgtgtgagattTAA